The following nucleotide sequence is from Mugil cephalus isolate CIBA_MC_2020 chromosome 18, CIBA_Mcephalus_1.1, whole genome shotgun sequence.
CTGTTCgggtattgtttttttttgtttgtttttttgttttttcacagcagacattttgacctGACACAGTAGGGATAGCACAGTTGTATTAACAAAGTCTGATTTCCACTTTGGTACTACTTTTGTGTGTGCTGGTTTACAATGTCACGGCCATCTGGACATTAATTCCACATGTGCTTGTCTGTAGTACTGTCACAAATCAAAATGTAAACCATAATACaatgcctggccaaaaaaaaaaaaaaagtcaccacctgaATTTAACTgagcaaataggtacgagctTCCAATtgaataattactgcatgggggattatctttcagctggcaacaagttatttaaccacAACTGATGCAAAGAGTAGGTTCTCATTTCTTAAtgaaccatgtggaaagacacatcccgtggtcctggaaaagatgttagtctgtttgcgAACGGTCAAGAAGGTTtagaactgtccaacacattattaaaacctGGAACGATAGCGGGGAACCAccgtcttccaggaagaaatgtggtcggaaaaaaatcctgattgaccTTAACTGGCGAtcacttaaacatttggtgaaatcaaatcaaagaaaaacaacagtagaactcaggacTGTgtaaagtaagagcatttccacacgaACAATGTGAAGGAAACTCAAGAGACTGGGACTGAACACTattcagtgaggctaaccggaaataaaaggcttcaatttgctggTGAGCATTAAGATTAGACTCTGGAGCagtggaagaaggtcatgtggtctgatgagtccagatttaccccaTTTCACATGAAGTTTTACCCCCATCATGCCTAGGTTCAGCAACACTAtatccaaagaatgaggtcaccTGAATATACTGCaggaccaggttattccatcaactGACGTTTTCTTCCCTAAGGTCAGGACTCATTGgcctcaaattgtgaaagagtggttcagggaacatgaaacattttcattttcacacatggatcaACCACCACAGAGTCaagacctgaaccccactgagaaactttgggatgtgttggaaaggtgcagtggtcagaccctcccatcatcaatacaattGCACTGCAGAAGCGGCCCAATGAATTATTCCAGTgtgacctttttcttttttggctaGGCAGTGTATATTATTATTGAACTTAACACTAAACACACCAAGAGGTGAAATAACTGCAGTTTATTCTTACCTGACTCTCTGTATGTATCTTTTCAATAAGTGAAAGTGTCTTTATGGCCAGGAAGCACACCTAAATGAGGAATTAAGTAAATGTAGTAGTAAGTAAGTTAGCCTACCAGGTTAGCTTtcagtttttacagtttttacttACAGACTGAAACAAACGTGTTGCTTTTAGGGGGTCATGAAGAACACAGTCACCCAGAACAGGATCCACCTCTATTACATCGGAGGGGTTaacactaaaacaaaacctGTAGACTGCCTCGGTTCGCTGTGGGTCTGggaaaaaaggaacaaacatAAGCTAAAGCTGCTAGCTTAAATGTAGCTCAGCTAGTTTAGCTTTCACGGCTACCAggtaaaatgacacaaattgcGCACCGTTGACAGGTTTGCAGTCCTCGGCAAGTTTTTTAAGACCGCCACTTCTGTCTAAATAGACCAATACGGATTCTTTCAACGATAAAATATTGTCCATTTTCGCTCAAAGAcgaaaaaaatgtaatattttccGCTTTAAGCTAACGACGACAACCAggttaccatggtaaccacTCCACGGAGTTCAAGACGAACCAGGATATTATAAAATCAATACTATTTAAAttgtacataaaaacaaataaataaataaataaaacacagacacttttatttaacatatttcctatgattttttttaattaataatattactactattattattattattgcgcAGGAGTGCTTAAGAAAATCATCAAGGATTTCTCATTGCTGAATGCGGATAAATGTATAGCAAAAGCAAAGcatagcaaaaacaaaaatagaaacaattcaataaaaaaaaaaacacaaccaaatcACAGAGACAAACGTAAAGTAAATACGTAAAAGACTTctcacgttttttgtttgtttgtttgtttgttttgtacaaaTATGACCTATAAACCAAAGATGCTTTATTCAGTGGTCTCTCAAGTAATCCCTACTTCCAGCTAATCATAAATGAGTTCATTATTACAGTAATTacatgaacaaacacaacaaatccaCTTGACAGTCAAATGGTGTCATTTTTCGTCCAGTGAATTGTTCAAGTTTTTCAGAAAACTGgcttattgattttatttaaggAAGAAATGTGATGCTTAGTAAAGGCTCATTTTAGAAACCCCTTCAATCACCTGAAACAACTGTCCTTAACTAAAAAATATCATCtggtatgtatatatatatatatttattattttatatatatatatatatttttatcataaatACAAATAGGTAAAATAGGAAGACTTTCTGGTTACACCTTGTtccaaataaaatctgttttaagtCCATGTTCTTCCCagctgcttgctttggcttcgtAGACCAAGTTAATCCATGGTATAAATTCTTCcctttagtaaaaaaaaaaaaaaagtaagttaaGGCATGTGAAGACCACACTGGGAATGTTTCATAGGAAAGCATCGTCAGAAGGTGGAGCGTAGGAGAAGCCCACGAAGGCGTCGTCGGCCTCCATAACACTAGCGTGGACTCTGGAATGTTCTTGAGTCAAACAGACGGAGCTGGGAACCATCTCTTCTGTGAACTCGGGATCAAAGTTTGAGATATCGCTGAAAGAGCTCTGCGTGAAACACGGGGGAATAAAAGCAAGGATCATATTAGCATTCATGGAGCAAATACAAAGCGAAATGCATGCACGCGTGTATTCACAGCAAGGGGCTTAATTTGACGGCATGAAAGcactattttgtttttacaatgtagtttaaaaacagctttaaaataataaaaaaaaaaaaactcctagAGGCAGTGATACCAAACAGACATCAAAGATCAGAGCAGATGGCCGGTTAACACACTAACAGCAGATCATCGGCCGACCATCTGCTTGGTGTGGGTTTAAGAATGATTTAGGTGATTCATTCAGATCAACAAACAACAAGACTTCTTCATAAATTAAGTCTGTAACACACAGACTTAGAAATCAGAAACACTTGTGCAGGCTAGTGCAATCAAGTACAATATCCCCCAATTAAATCTGTGTAAAGCTTAAAAAAggcgtactttttttttttaaagttgcagTGATAATTGTGTTGAATTGAATGTAATTGTGCAGGTTTTACTATTAAACTGGTAACAAGAGTTAAAGTGTTTAGATATCTGCCTAAGTAGATGCTGTGTAAATATGATTAAATACAATATATGCAGTAACCTCCTCTAATCTCTcatccaaatccaaaaaaaaatccaatgcAGCCCTGACAACTAGACTTATATCTGTAACTCTGCTGGAAGACGCAAGTTATTTACCACATGGGGCGTGAATGGGGGAGGAATCTTCTTCTGTTCAAGGTCATCCCAGTTGATGGAAGAGAAGAAGCTGTGCGTTTTGATTTCATTCTGGTGAAATAAAGAACGAATCCACATGAGTTTAATGGGTTTTTTGGCAGGGCTGACATGATGCAGATGAGCCACCAGAGGGCGTTCAAAATGTGAATGTGCCGTTCGCATTAAATAGTCACACTCACAAAGTCGTCCCTGGAGCCCAGTCTGTTCGTGCCGTCTTTCTCCAGCAGCCCCTCGAGGAGAGACCAAGCTGTACTGGAAGCGCCGGGACGCTTCGCCAGTGACTTGTGCAGGATGTTGTCGTACATCTCGTGCGTGTCCCTGCTGTAGAACGGCGGCTGTGGATgtgggaaaagggaaaaaaaaagaaaaagagaagtatATAAGTGAGCGTGGCAGCACAGTGTGCTGATTAAACACTATTTAGCGCtggaacacatttttaaaatttgagaTATTTATGAAATGTCAAAGTGAAAACTCACCAGGCCAAAGAGCATTTCGTAGAGCACTGAACCCAGACACCACCAGTCTACAGTGTTATCATACGGCTGTTTCCTCAGGACTTCTGGAGCTAAATACTGATCacaagaggcaaataaacaacatatcattacatttttttttaatttactactAATTTTGTTATCTTATTTTCATGTCTGGCTAATGTGACTCACGTCCAGCACATTTGacacatatatatgcacatttatCATTTACAAATCCAGTATTGAGGACACATGAAAACATTCATACCTCAGGTGTTCCGCAAAATGTAGTGGTGGTGTCTGTCTGGGAAATGCCTTCCTTGCACAACCCGAAGTCCGTCAGAACGATAtggccctttttttttagagagagaggACACGGGGACATTTTTAGACAACGGTGCCGCACAAGCGGCTCATTATTCGCAGGGACTGAGGATTCTATTGTTGACCAGGAATGTTGGCCACAGCCTCATCAGCCCCATTCACCGGTCCCTCACTTTCTCAATAGGGCTAGGCAGGAAAATCATTAGTAGAACCTAAttcaatcacatgtccagctgGAACTGGAAATGACACTGAAGAGGCAAAAATGACCGGAAAAGAAGTGTGTTCCAAGGGCTATGATTAGATGTGATAAATCATTTGCATactacatataaaaataaaaataaaagccattcCGGTATATTAAAGGTTTAATaagaacaaatgtaaacattcacCTCATGGTCAAGAAGGATATTTTCAGGCTTCAAGTCTCTGGAAAAGTCAGAACATAGTCAGCTTTTCACGTTTTCAATACGTGACGTATGTGTAGGATCTCGCTGGTATTAACATATGTATTTGAACTTGTATGATTTTATAAGCACTAACCAGCACCGTACCTGTAAACAATGTTGAGAGAATGCAGATATCCCAGTGCACTCGCCATTTCAGCAATGTAGAACTTCGCTCTGGGCTCCGGGAAGGTTCGTTCTCGTTGGAGGTGAAAGAAAAGCTGAGGGGAAGAGCGACACGGTGAATTCTTTTAATGTATATACTCATAATACAGGAATATGTTGACTGGTAAATGCAAATACTgatctacttttttttaactttaggCCCTGTTAAGATCTGGCATTCACACGGGGATCCGCTCATACTTTTACTTTCTGTATACTAATAAACGCTGACATCATTTGGCTACAGGATATTGTGTAAACAGTTGCTGTCTTTAATAAGATCTCTACCCAAGTTTTGCAGAACTGCAAAGCAACTCTATTgtggtttttgtctttcttaatgaaacaaaaaaaaaacggtttatGCTCGAGGACGTCGGTTGAGTAGGTCCAGGAtgtatgtgtgtacacagaAATCTGGCGACAACTGGCCAAATGAGTCTCAGTGATCTCCGGTCTCGCTGGGTGTGTTCACGTCGCTTCAAGTTGTGATCAGATGAAATAGGATGCGTGTTAACACCAGTTCTGAGCAGGGCCTCTGTAGTCATTGTTCAAATATTACTAGCATACTGACTGTTAGCCACCTTCACAGTCACAAactacagtttaaaaaaaaaaaagagggtgaCACTGTGACACTAAGGAGCCTTTATTTATTCGGAGTGAtgtcataaaacaaattaacacGCTGCGGTCGTGCTAGTAGAAGTGCAGATCCGAGGGAGCATATTAAAGCTGCCTTGTGCGTATATCCTGTACTACTGCATTGCTTAGCTGGTTCTTGTTCTTGTGACTCATTCGTGTGTGATCACGTTATTCCGAAAACTGAAACAACTCACTTCTCCTCCGTTGACAAAGTCCAAGACGAAGTATAACTTGTCTTTGGTCTGGAAGGAATAATGAAGCCCGACGAGGAAAGGGTGTTTGACGTT
It contains:
- the sgk3 gene encoding serine/threonine-protein kinase Sgk3; amino-acid sequence: MEEPSSLPNVSIPCHDEQRDKKKRFTVYKVMVTVGQQEWFVFRRYAEFDKLYTALRKQFPSMNLKIPAKRIFGDNFEPEFIKQRRAGLHEFIKRIVSHPSLCNHPEVRTFLLMDKRLHLSDASEDEDDKNSSTSGNINLGPSGNPHAKPTDFDFLKVIGKGSFGKVFLAKRKNDGKYYAVKVLQKKVILNRKEQKHIMAERNVLLKNVKHPFLVGLHYSFQTKDKLYFVLDFVNGGELFFHLQRERTFPEPRAKFYIAEMASALGYLHSLNIVYRDLKPENILLDHEGHIVLTDFGLCKEGISQTDTTTTFCGTPEYLAPEVLRKQPYDNTVDWWCLGSVLYEMLFGLPPFYSRDTHEMYDNILHKSLAKRPGASSTAWSLLEGLLEKDGTNRLGSRDDFNEIKTHSFFSSINWDDLEQKKIPPPFTPHVSSFSDISNFDPEFTEEMVPSSVCLTQEHSRVHASVMEADDAFVGFSYAPPSDDAFL